The genome window GGGCATCAGAGAGTTTGGGGTGGTTGACTTAAACAATGCGGAGCTATCGCATTATTTTAAAGAGATGAAACCTTTTATAGGGCAGTGTAAGTTTAACAATTGCCAACATATAAATGAGCCTCAATGTGCGGTATTAAAAGCCATAGAAGAAGGCATTATTCCTGCCGAGCGTTACCAGAGTTATTTGAGTATTATGGCGAATGAAGATGTGTTTAATTAAAACAAATTATCCATGCGTATAATCATTCAACGAGTAACTTCAGCCAGTGTAAGTATAGATAACAAAGTATTTTCGAGTATAGGAAATGGCTTATTGGTTTTATTGGGTATAGAAGACAGCGATACCGAGGAAGACCTCAACTGGCTGGCACAAAAAATAATAAACCTCCGTATTTTTAACGATGAAAATGGAGTCATGAATGTATCGTTACTCGATGCCAAAAAAGAGATACTATTGGTAAGCCAGTTTACACTTTTTGCTTCTACTAAAAAAGGAAACCGCCCTTCTTACATCAAAGCGAGCAAACCTGATTTTGCCATTCCGCTATACGAAAAAATGATTGCTACTTTAAACCAGTTAACCAACCAACAAATAGCAACAGGTGTGTTTGGTGCCGATATGCAAATCAGTTTAACCAACGATGGACCTGTAACTATTATGATTGATAGTAAGCTGAAGGAATAGTTTCTAGTTGATAGACAATAGACGATAGTTATGCTGATCGTTCATTTGTGGCAAGCACAATGTCCGTGTTTGTCTTTCCTGACCAACTAAACCCTTGTTGTCCGTGGTTGTGTCTCCCGACCAACCACTACCACTAAAAACTCCTGTTAATACCTATCACCCATCTGAACTGTAAATTTTCCTGGTCAACATAAGGCGTATTGCTTAAGTACACCGGCATATCAAAACGAATGGTCAATGGTTTTAATTCATCAAAATAAGCCCAGCGTTTAACGGTTAATGCCAGGCCCGGTCCTGCGCTTGCCATTAAGTTGGTGCTAATGGTATTTTGCTGTAAAATACCTGCATCGCCAAACAAATACATATCTAAATGGAAGTTGTTTAACAAGCGTGGCTTAAGGCGTATATAGTTGTCAAAATCAAGTTCCATATTGATAGCTGCACCTTTGTTACCGCTGTATAATAAGTATTGTTGATTGTTGTCGTTAACAGGTGTGTAATACCCGGCATAACCTCTTATGTTTAATCCGCCCCCCGCTTGAAAGTGGTTGTAATTATCGCCATACGAAGCCCACGAAGCAGGTACTATACCAGCCGAACGGGTATATTTATTTTCTACCATTTCTTCGGGGTTGGCTCCTGCTAAATACAATTGCGATTCGGGTGCAATGTTGGTACCTGTAATGTATTCCGCATGTAAGCGGGTGCGTAATTCAAATTTGTGGAGGTTTTTGGTTTGCACTATGTTCAGGTATAAGCTTGCATAATCAAAATCAGAGTAAATGGTGCTGCTGCGTAAACCCAAGGTTATTTTACCTGTGCCTATGGCATTGCCATAATATTTATCCAGCTCCAGGTTTAAAGTATTATTCCATTGGTCGTACGATGACAGATTTGGATATATATTTTGCCCGTTTACAGCAAAGCCTGTATAGCCGGGTAAGTAGTATAGCTGAACCCTGCGCATGCTTTTTACGTTCAGTTTATATACCCAAGTGCCCTTCGTTTTTTCAATACCTATTTTATTCAATACCAAACCATCCAATACACGCGATTGAATTTGTAAATCCGTTAACCTGGCTATGCGGTGCTGGTAGCTCAGGTTGTAGTGAACAGGATATATTTCGCTGCTAGTTTTGTAATCGCTTAAGTTATAATTAGTGCCTAATGCGGTATTATACCAAGCCGTAAATTTAAATACATGTTTTTGTTGCATGTAATGTCCGTTAAAGTGAATACCCGCTTTTACACCATCGTAGTTATTGTACCAAACATCAGGTCGCCATCTCAGTATATAATGTTTCCTGTCGGGTGGATTGCGGAACATATAATCAAAGGTAAACAGAATAGGTTTTTTATAGCTGTTGTTTAACTGATTGATGTCGGCTAAACGATAGGTTGGATCAATGATTACATTTTGCAGCTTAGCCCCGGCAGGTAACTGTACGGTTGCGGTATAGGTTGGGTTTAATAAACCCCATCCTTTCCACGCAGGCAGTGTGGTAGCATTACCGGGTTTGTTGTAATAAGTATTGGGTATGGTGTAAGTATAATTGGTATCTTTAGTATATACCGTAAAATCAACAGGCATTTGCATAGTGCCTTTACGTTTAAATATAATCTGGTATTGGTTGTCTTTATTTGCTTTTACTTTTTCAATACTGTAATCTATATGTTTACTGGTTTCCAGCCATTGGTCAAAAAACCAATTCAAATCGGTTTTGGTATATTGTATAATACTTGTTCTGAAATCTTCGAAATAGGGGTGAGCCATTTTCCATTGGTTAAAGTAGTTTTGCAAAGCTTCTAAGAATAGTTTCTCACCTAATACGTATTGCAAACTATATAACATAGTAGCCGTTTTGTAATACACATTGCCATAACCACCACCATGATTCAAAGCGCCATTAAAGTCATCGCTATGCGTGTTTAAAGGTGGGTCATCATCGTTCATGGCATCGCGTATATAACCTAAGTATACATTTTGGTCCAGCAGGGGCATAGGGCGATAGTATTTTTTTATCCATTGGTTTTTGGTATTCACCACAGGTTGTTCCTGCGTTAATCGGCTCATGCTCCAATGGGTTAAAAACTGCGTAAAGCCTTCATCCAAACTGGCACGATACGTTTCATTATTTCCCACCATACCAAAAAACCAATTGTGCCCAATTTCATGCGCAAACAATCCGTAGTAGCTGGGGCTGCGTCCACCATCTAAAGTAATCATGGGGTATTCCATACCGTCTGCCGCATCGGCTACTATCATTTTAGGGTAAGCAAATACACCAATATCATTACTGTATAGCTCTACTATTTTGGCGCAAAACCAAGCCGCATCCTGCCAACCACTGGCATGAGGTTCTTGCACCAAAGCAATACAACGCACCATGCGGTTGTTGTCTTTTTTTAAGGTAAGCTGTACTTCGCCTAAACGATAAGTAGGGTCGGCTGTCCAAGCAAAATCGTGTGTATTAATGGAATGGAACTTCCATGTTTTAGTGGTTCCATCGCGTTTTATTAAAGTAGTATCTGGAGCCGATTCCCAGGGCTTTTTCTCAAAGTTTTTTATATCTAACTTGGCGCGTAAGTCGGCAGGCAATACTTCGCTTTCATTTTGCAGCTCACCCGTGCCATCCATAATATAGTTGTTCGGAAAGGTAAGCTCTACATCGTATTGCCCGAAATCGCCATAAAACTCTTTGCCTAAATGCTGGTCGGTTTCCCAACCAAATTTCCGGTCGTACACACATATACGCGGATACCAGTGTACACCATTGTAATGTTTGTTTCCCCAACGGTCTTTGTACAGCTTCATACGCCTGCGCTGGTTGCCGCCATCGTCAAAATAAGTTTTAAATTGTATAGCAAAATTGACTGATGTGTTAGGTAATAAAGGCTCGTTTAAATTCACCTTCATAATCGTATTGTCTGTAAATTCAATTTTGGCAGCACTGCCAGCTATGTTTACACGGGCTATTTCGGTGCCTTTGCCTGCGGCTTCGTATTTGCCAAAACGCTGTTTAAAGTTATTGGCCAGGTTTAGGTTTTCCAGGTAAGCACCTTTGGTAAATGCATTCTGGTATAAATGGAAATACACAAAGTGCAAGGTGTCGGGCGAGTTATTGTAATAGGTCAGCTCTTCTTCGCCTTCTACTACATCGGTAGCATCGTTAATATTGGCTTTGATTTTATAATGTACATCCTGTTGCCAGTAGCCCGTATAAGGCATTTTGTTTTTCCAGTAGTATGGATTATCCGTACTGCGGTAAGTCTGACTTTGGGCCTGGCCAAAACAGCCAACTAAAATAAGTAAACATAAACGGGCTAAGCGTGTATTCATGCGTTAAAAAAACAATAAATAACACAAATAAACAAATGGCTTGGTGTGGGCGGTAAGTTATAGTTATTTGGAAGGAGCAGAAGCTCACTCTAGCGTGGCACTGAACCGCCAATTTCTTGTAGGTGCTGTTAGCGGAATACTAAAATTGTTTCTTTTCTTCATTTACAAATGAATAAATTGTTTTCGATAATTCTGTTCCAAATATCTCATGGTGTATTTGTCGTCCTCCTGGAGCAATAGAGAAGT of Bacteroidota bacterium contains these proteins:
- a CDS encoding M1 family metallopeptidase, producing MNTRLARLCLLILVGCFGQAQSQTYRSTDNPYYWKNKMPYTGYWQQDVHYKIKANINDATDVVEGEEELTYYNNSPDTLHFVYFHLYQNAFTKGAYLENLNLANNFKQRFGKYEAAGKGTEIARVNIAGSAAKIEFTDNTIMKVNLNEPLLPNTSVNFAIQFKTYFDDGGNQRRRMKLYKDRWGNKHYNGVHWYPRICVYDRKFGWETDQHLGKEFYGDFGQYDVELTFPNNYIMDGTGELQNESEVLPADLRAKLDIKNFEKKPWESAPDTTLIKRDGTTKTWKFHSINTHDFAWTADPTYRLGEVQLTLKKDNNRMVRCIALVQEPHASGWQDAAWFCAKIVELYSNDIGVFAYPKMIVADAADGMEYPMITLDGGRSPSYYGLFAHEIGHNWFFGMVGNNETYRASLDEGFTQFLTHWSMSRLTQEQPVVNTKNQWIKKYYRPMPLLDQNVYLGYIRDAMNDDDPPLNTHSDDFNGALNHGGGYGNVYYKTATMLYSLQYVLGEKLFLEALQNYFNQWKMAHPYFEDFRTSIIQYTKTDLNWFFDQWLETSKHIDYSIEKVKANKDNQYQIIFKRKGTMQMPVDFTVYTKDTNYTYTIPNTYYNKPGNATTLPAWKGWGLLNPTYTATVQLPAGAKLQNVIIDPTYRLADINQLNNSYKKPILFTFDYMFRNPPDRKHYILRWRPDVWYNNYDGVKAGIHFNGHYMQQKHVFKFTAWYNTALGTNYNLSDYKTSSEIYPVHYNLSYQHRIARLTDLQIQSRVLDGLVLNKIGIEKTKGTWVYKLNVKSMRRVQLYYLPGYTGFAVNGQNIYPNLSSYDQWNNTLNLELDKYYGNAIGTGKITLGLRSSTIYSDFDYASLYLNIVQTKNLHKFELRTRLHAEYITGTNIAPESQLYLAGANPEEMVENKYTRSAGIVPASWASYGDNYNHFQAGGGLNIRGYAGYYTPVNDNNQQYLLYSGNKGAAINMELDFDNYIRLKPRLLNNFHLDMYLFGDAGILQQNTISTNLMASAGPGLALTVKRWAYFDELKPLTIRFDMPVYLSNTPYVDQENLQFRWVIGINRSF
- the dtd gene encoding D-aminoacyl-tRNA deacylase: MRIIIQRVTSASVSIDNKVFSSIGNGLLVLLGIEDSDTEEDLNWLAQKIINLRIFNDENGVMNVSLLDAKKEILLVSQFTLFASTKKGNRPSYIKASKPDFAIPLYEKMIATLNQLTNQQIATGVFGADMQISLTNDGPVTIMIDSKLKE